A genomic segment from Pseudomonas sp. M30-35 encodes:
- a CDS encoding alpha/beta hydrolase, whose amino-acid sequence MKYLLLLLSFLPWMAQAKPDLTRVMGETLAERGSEFFNFEHFDLSSADNQRHYRVYLAIPKQPAPASGYPVLYMLDGNAALTTLKDQWFSALPETPLLVMIGYAGERVINAPARTLDYTPAPQAGQPFVTPGRMAGGASAFMQLIEGQIKPVVEAKYPLDKQRRSLWGHSFGGLFVLNTLFTQPQSFNRYIAASPSLWWQSGLILEIEKQLPADAQGQLLIVHGELEGQAQKGREVPKERAAAMRAVGADALPEMVKRLAGFPGLQLEYQKLPGLGHGPMLPASIPWALKVATEPQAQ is encoded by the coding sequence ATGAAGTATTTGCTGTTGTTGTTATCTTTTCTGCCCTGGATGGCGCAGGCCAAGCCAGATCTGACCCGCGTCATGGGTGAGACTCTGGCTGAGCGCGGCTCGGAGTTTTTCAACTTTGAACACTTTGATCTGTCTTCGGCAGATAACCAGCGCCACTACCGGGTTTATCTGGCAATTCCCAAGCAGCCAGCGCCAGCGTCAGGTTATCCGGTGTTGTACATGCTCGACGGCAATGCAGCATTAACCACCCTCAAGGATCAATGGTTTAGTGCTTTGCCTGAGACACCGCTGCTGGTGATGATCGGTTATGCCGGTGAGCGAGTGATCAACGCTCCAGCCCGCACGCTCGACTACACCCCCGCGCCGCAAGCAGGCCAGCCCTTTGTCACTCCGGGGCGCATGGCGGGTGGGGCATCTGCATTCATGCAATTGATTGAAGGCCAGATCAAACCCGTTGTAGAGGCTAAATACCCGCTGGATAAGCAGCGCCGAAGTCTTTGGGGGCATTCATTTGGCGGCCTGTTCGTACTCAATACCCTGTTTACCCAGCCACAGAGCTTTAACCGCTACATAGCGGCAAGCCCCTCATTATGGTGGCAGTCAGGTTTAATTCTGGAGATTGAAAAGCAGCTACCCGCAGATGCCCAAGGGCAGCTGCTAATCGTGCATGGCGAGCTGGAAGGGCAAGCGCAAAAGGGCCGGGAAGTACCCAAGGAGCGCGCGGCAGCTATGCGTGCGGTGGGAGCTGATGCATTACCTGAAATGGTCAAGCGCTTAGCAGGCTTTCCGGGATTGCAGCTTGAGTATCAAAAATTGCCGGGGCTTGGCCATGGCCCGATGTTGCCCGCGTCTATCCCGTGGGCGTTAAAAGTCGCGACGGAGCCACAAGCACAATGA
- a CDS encoding efflux RND transporter permease subunit produces MNLSAPFIRRPVATLLLSLATILLGAVSYGLLAVAPLPDMDFPVITVDASLPGASPQIMASSVATPLERSLGTIAGISQMNSRSSQGSTRIMIEFELDRDINAAAREVQAAINAARDLLPSGMRSMPTYRKINPSQAPVMVLALSSDVLNKGQLYDVASSVIAQKLSQVTGVGEVQIGGSSLPAVRVSLQPRMLDHYGIALDDVRQAISDANAKRPKGAVENGSNHWQIQASDQLEKAADYKPMIIRYQDGSVVRLSDIADVTDGVEDRYNSGFYNDQSAVLLVINRQTGANIIETIASIREQLPALRAVIPANVELQVAMDRSPVIRATLHEAERTLLIAVALVILVVYGFLGRWRASMIPALAVPVSLVGTFAAMYLLGFSLNNLSLMALILATGLVVDDAIVVLENISRHIEAGETPIEASYKGAKEVGFTLLAMNLSLVAVFVSILFMGGLVESLFREFSITLAVSIIISLLVSLTLTPMLCARWLKAEDQQSPPGRLQQQLERFGAVVLRGYKRSLDWALRHSLLMLLSLFATIALNIVLFIIVPKTFLPQQDTGQLIGFVRGDDGLSFQMMQPKMETYRRAILKDPAVESVAGFVGGGAGINNAFIIVRLKPITQRKISSQDVINRLRNEVPKIAGGRLFLMPDQDLQIGGRQGRSSENEYILLSGDLDQLRVWMPKVREALRALPQLTDIDAKENEGAQQISLVVDRDMAKRFGVDMAMVTSVLNNAYSQRQISTIYDTLNQYSVVMEVDKKYAEYPESLDQIKLITADGERVPLSTFARWERSLEEDRVNHQGQFASENIGFSLAEGVSLDEATKAIDDAVARLNLPTEVQGMMSGTGAAFQKTQDSQPLMILLALGVVYIVLGVLYESYIHPLTILSTLPSAGVGALLALELLNTEFSLISLLGLFLLIGVVKKNAILMIDLALQLERQQHMSPFESIRHACLLRFRPIMMTTLAAILGALPLVLSSAEGSEMRKPLGITIVGGLILSQLLTLYTTPVIYLYFDRLRHRVNRWRGVRTDAALETPL; encoded by the coding sequence ATGAACCTCTCCGCGCCCTTTATCCGTCGTCCTGTTGCGACCTTGCTGCTGAGCCTGGCGACCATATTGCTCGGCGCGGTCAGCTACGGTTTGCTTGCAGTCGCACCGTTGCCGGATATGGATTTCCCGGTGATTACCGTTGATGCTTCATTGCCGGGCGCCAGCCCGCAGATCATGGCATCCAGCGTGGCGACTCCGCTGGAGCGTTCATTGGGAACCATTGCTGGCATTAGCCAGATGAACAGCCGCAGCAGTCAAGGCAGCACGCGAATCATGATCGAGTTTGAGCTCGACCGTGATATCAATGCCGCTGCCCGCGAAGTTCAGGCCGCGATCAACGCCGCGCGCGACTTGCTGCCAAGCGGAATGCGCAGTATGCCGACGTACCGCAAGATCAACCCCTCGCAAGCGCCGGTGATGGTGCTTGCGCTGTCATCCGATGTACTGAACAAAGGTCAGCTGTACGACGTAGCTTCATCGGTTATCGCGCAAAAACTATCGCAGGTAACCGGTGTAGGTGAAGTGCAGATTGGCGGGAGCTCTCTGCCAGCAGTACGTGTATCACTGCAACCACGCATGCTTGACCATTACGGCATCGCCTTGGATGACGTGCGTCAGGCGATCAGTGACGCCAACGCCAAGCGCCCTAAGGGCGCGGTCGAGAATGGCAGTAACCACTGGCAAATTCAGGCCAGTGATCAGCTTGAGAAAGCCGCTGATTACAAACCGATGATCATCCGCTACCAGGATGGATCGGTGGTTCGGCTAAGTGATATCGCCGATGTCACCGACGGTGTTGAGGATCGCTACAACAGTGGTTTCTACAATGATCAGAGCGCTGTTCTGTTGGTGATTAACCGTCAGACAGGCGCCAACATCATCGAAACCATCGCCAGTATTCGAGAGCAATTACCTGCACTGCGCGCGGTAATTCCGGCGAATGTTGAGTTGCAAGTGGCAATGGATCGCTCACCGGTGATTCGCGCAACCTTGCATGAAGCCGAGCGCACCTTGTTGATCGCCGTGGCCTTGGTCATTTTGGTGGTGTATGGCTTCCTTGGCCGCTGGCGCGCTTCGATGATTCCGGCATTGGCTGTGCCTGTGTCGCTGGTGGGCACCTTTGCCGCCATGTATCTGTTGGGGTTCTCACTGAACAACCTGTCACTGATGGCGCTGATTTTGGCCACGGGGCTGGTGGTCGACGATGCAATCGTGGTGCTTGAGAACATCTCTCGACATATCGAGGCTGGCGAAACGCCAATCGAGGCCTCGTATAAAGGTGCCAAAGAAGTTGGCTTCACTCTGCTGGCGATGAATTTGTCGTTGGTTGCGGTATTTGTTTCGATTCTGTTTATGGGTGGCTTGGTCGAGAGCCTGTTCCGCGAGTTCTCGATCACCTTGGCGGTGTCGATCATTATCTCTTTGCTGGTATCGCTTACGCTTACGCCGATGCTCTGCGCGCGCTGGTTAAAAGCCGAGGATCAACAGAGTCCGCCTGGTCGTTTGCAGCAGCAGTTAGAGCGTTTTGGTGCGGTCGTCTTGCGGGGCTATAAACGCAGCCTGGATTGGGCGTTGCGCCACTCGTTACTGATGCTGCTGAGTTTGTTTGCAACCATCGCGTTAAACATAGTGCTGTTTATCATCGTGCCGAAAACCTTCTTGCCACAACAAGACACTGGCCAATTGATTGGTTTTGTCCGTGGCGACGATGGTTTGTCCTTTCAGATGATGCAGCCAAAAATGGAAACCTATCGCCGGGCAATTCTCAAGGATCCGGCGGTGGAAAGCGTTGCCGGTTTTGTGGGCGGCGGGGCGGGGATCAATAACGCATTTATTATCGTGCGCCTGAAACCCATTACGCAGCGCAAGATTTCCTCGCAGGATGTGATCAATCGACTGCGCAATGAAGTGCCTAAGATTGCCGGTGGCCGACTGTTCCTGATGCCTGACCAAGACCTGCAAATTGGTGGCAGGCAAGGGCGTAGCTCCGAGAACGAATACATATTGTTGTCGGGTGATCTCGATCAACTGCGTGTGTGGATGCCGAAGGTTCGTGAGGCGCTGCGAGCATTGCCTCAGTTGACGGATATTGATGCCAAAGAGAACGAAGGTGCGCAGCAAATCAGCCTGGTGGTTGATCGCGACATGGCCAAGCGTTTTGGTGTGGATATGGCGATGGTCACCAGCGTGTTGAATAACGCCTACAGCCAGCGGCAAATATCAACCATCTACGACACGCTGAACCAATACAGCGTGGTCATGGAAGTCGATAAAAAATATGCCGAATACCCTGAGTCCTTGGATCAGATCAAATTGATCACTGCCGATGGCGAGCGCGTGCCTTTATCGACATTTGCCCGCTGGGAACGCAGCCTTGAGGAAGACCGCGTTAACCATCAGGGCCAGTTTGCTTCGGAGAATATCGGTTTCTCTTTAGCTGAAGGTGTAAGCCTCGATGAAGCCACCAAGGCGATTGATGACGCGGTTGCCAGACTCAATTTGCCCACCGAGGTTCAGGGCATGATGAGCGGTACTGGTGCCGCTTTTCAGAAGACCCAAGACAGTCAACCGCTGATGATCTTGTTGGCATTAGGCGTGGTATATATCGTTTTAGGTGTGCTCTACGAGAGTTACATCCACCCATTGACGATTCTTTCAACGCTACCCTCTGCAGGGGTTGGCGCATTGCTGGCGCTGGAGCTACTCAATACCGAGTTCAGCCTGATCTCGCTATTAGGTTTGTTCTTGCTGATTGGGGTAGTCAAGAAAAACGCGATCTTGATGATTGATTTGGCCTTGCAGTTGGAGCGCCAGCAACACATGAGTCCATTTGAGTCGATCCGTCATGCCTGCCTGCTGCGATTCAGGCCCATCATGATGACCACGTTGGCAGCTATTCTCGGCGCATTACCGTTAGTGCTCAGCAGTGCCGAAGGTTCGGAGATGCGCAAGCCGCTGGGTATTACCATCGTTGGCGGGCTGATTCTCAGCCAGTTGCTCACCCTTTACACCACACCGGTTATTTACCTTTACTTCGACCGCCTGCGCCACCGGGTTAACCGCTGGCGTGGCGTGCGTACCGATGCAGCCCTGGAAACACCTTTATGA
- a CDS encoding MdtB/MuxB family multidrug efflux RND transporter permease subunit → MNVSRLFILRPVATTLIMVAIFLSGIIAYRLLPVSALPEVDYPTIRVMTLYPGASPDVMTSAVTAPLERQFGQMAGLKQMSSTSSGGASVITLRFNLEIKLDVAEQEVQAAINGATNLLPNDLPAPPVYSKVNPADTPVMTLAISSKTLRLPEINDLVDTRLAQKLAQTSGVGLVSLAGGQRPAVRIRVNPDALASYGLNLADIRTLITASNVNQPKGNFDGPTRVSQLDANDQLISVDQYRQLIINYSEGATLRLKDVATIVDGAENQRLAAWANLNEAILVNVQRQPGANVIDVVDRIQTLLPNLTEGLPASVDVTVLTDRTQTIRAAVTDVQHEMMMAIALVVLVTFLFLRRLSATIIPSIVVPLSLIGSFGIMYLSGFTINNLTLMALTIATGFVVDDAIVMLENIARHIEEGETPFNAALKGAKQIGFTLVSLTISLIAVLIPLLFMADVVGRLFREFAITLAVAILISLLISLTLTPMMCARLLKREPEPEQQTGFYKASGEWIDRLIHHYGVWLQWVLKRQPLTLLVAIGTMGLTVVLYLAVPKGFFPVQDTGVIQGISEAPQSISFSAMSERQQRLAQVVLQDPAVNSLSSYIGVDGDNPTLNSGRMLINLKPHSERDVTASEVIDRLRPELAKLSGIQLYLQPVQDLSIEDRVSRTQFQFSMESPDLALLEEWVPKLVSRLQQQPELTDVASDLQNRGLQVYLDIDRDIAGRLGVKVTDIDDALYDAFGQRQISTIYTQANQYRVVLESENAGSIGPAALRQIHVATADGTQIPLSDLAKIEQRAASLLVNHIGQFPAATLSFNLAPGVALGNAVDVIEQAQQDIGLPAGIQTEFQGAAQAFRASLSSTLLLILAAVVTMYIVLGVLYESYIHPITILSTLPSAGVGALLALLLTGNDLGLIAIIGIILLIGIVKKNAIMMIDFALDAERNQGMQPEAAIYQAALLRFRPILMTTLAALFGAVPLMLATGSGAELRQPLGLVMVGGLLVSQLLTLFTTPVIYLYFDRLARRVSGRSAAGVLVKP, encoded by the coding sequence ATGAATGTTTCTCGCCTGTTCATCCTGCGTCCGGTCGCAACCACGCTGATCATGGTGGCGATTTTCCTTAGCGGGATTATCGCTTACCGATTGCTGCCGGTATCGGCCTTGCCAGAGGTCGATTACCCGACCATCCGGGTGATGACCTTGTATCCGGGCGCCAGCCCAGATGTGATGACTAGCGCGGTAACCGCACCCCTTGAGCGTCAGTTCGGGCAGATGGCTGGTTTGAAGCAAATGTCTTCGACCAGCTCAGGCGGCGCGTCGGTTATCACCTTGCGGTTTAACCTTGAGATCAAGCTGGACGTGGCCGAGCAGGAAGTTCAGGCGGCAATTAACGGCGCGACCAATCTGTTGCCCAATGATTTGCCAGCACCACCGGTGTACAGCAAGGTCAACCCGGCTGATACGCCAGTGATGACGTTGGCGATCAGCTCGAAAACCCTGCGCTTACCCGAAATAAACGACCTGGTTGATACCCGGCTCGCGCAAAAGCTGGCGCAAACCAGCGGCGTCGGCCTGGTCTCGCTGGCGGGGGGGCAACGTCCGGCGGTGCGCATACGGGTTAACCCTGATGCACTGGCGTCTTATGGTTTGAACCTCGCGGATATACGCACGCTGATAACCGCCAGCAACGTCAACCAGCCGAAGGGTAACTTTGACGGCCCGACCCGCGTTTCTCAGCTCGATGCCAATGACCAACTGATTTCGGTGGATCAATATCGGCAGCTGATTATTAACTACAGCGAAGGCGCCACTTTGCGCCTTAAAGATGTGGCCACCATCGTCGATGGAGCAGAGAACCAGCGGCTTGCCGCCTGGGCCAATCTGAATGAAGCGATTCTGGTAAACGTGCAACGCCAGCCGGGTGCCAACGTAATTGACGTGGTAGATCGCATTCAAACCTTGCTGCCCAACCTGACTGAAGGCTTGCCTGCCAGCGTTGACGTGACGGTGCTGACCGATCGCACGCAAACCATTCGCGCTGCGGTCACTGATGTGCAGCACGAGATGATGATGGCTATCGCGCTGGTGGTATTGGTGACATTCCTGTTTCTACGGCGGCTGTCGGCGACGATCATTCCCTCTATCGTAGTGCCGCTATCGCTGATTGGCAGCTTTGGCATCATGTATCTCTCTGGCTTCACCATCAACAACCTGACCTTGATGGCGTTAACCATTGCCACCGGTTTTGTGGTAGATGATGCGATCGTCATGCTGGAGAACATCGCGCGGCATATTGAAGAGGGCGAAACGCCGTTCAATGCCGCGCTCAAGGGCGCCAAGCAGATTGGTTTCACCTTGGTGTCGTTGACCATCTCGCTGATTGCGGTATTGATTCCGCTGTTGTTCATGGCTGATGTGGTTGGCCGTTTGTTCCGCGAGTTTGCTATCACTTTGGCTGTGGCGATTTTGATCTCGCTGCTGATTTCGCTGACCCTGACCCCAATGATGTGCGCCCGTTTGCTCAAGCGCGAGCCCGAGCCAGAACAGCAGACAGGCTTTTACAAGGCCAGCGGCGAGTGGATTGATCGCCTTATCCACCATTACGGCGTGTGGTTGCAATGGGTACTCAAGCGCCAGCCACTGACATTGCTCGTGGCGATTGGCACCATGGGCTTGACCGTGGTCCTGTACCTGGCTGTACCCAAAGGCTTCTTTCCGGTGCAGGACACGGGCGTCATTCAGGGCATTTCCGAGGCACCGCAATCTATTTCCTTTAGCGCCATGAGCGAGCGTCAACAACGGCTGGCTCAGGTGGTACTGCAAGACCCTGCGGTGAACAGCCTGTCGTCCTACATTGGCGTCGATGGTGATAACCCGACGCTGAACAGCGGGCGCATGTTGATCAACCTCAAGCCGCACAGCGAGCGTGATGTGACGGCCAGCGAGGTAATTGATCGGCTTCGTCCTGAACTGGCCAAGCTCAGCGGTATTCAGTTGTATTTGCAACCGGTGCAGGATTTGTCAATCGAAGACCGGGTCAGCCGCACACAGTTTCAGTTCAGCATGGAGTCGCCTGATCTCGCTTTACTCGAGGAATGGGTGCCCAAGCTGGTGAGTCGTCTGCAACAACAGCCTGAGCTCACTGACGTCGCCAGCGATCTACAAAACCGTGGCCTACAGGTTTATCTGGATATCGACCGCGACATAGCAGGGCGCCTGGGGGTAAAAGTCACAGACATTGACGATGCGTTGTATGACGCATTTGGTCAGCGCCAAATCTCAACTATCTACACCCAAGCCAACCAATACCGAGTGGTTCTCGAAAGTGAGAATGCGGGCAGTATTGGCCCGGCTGCACTTCGCCAGATTCACGTTGCAACCGCCGACGGCACACAGATTCCGCTTTCCGATCTGGCGAAGATCGAGCAGCGCGCCGCCAGCTTGCTGGTGAATCACATTGGCCAGTTTCCGGCAGCCACCTTGTCATTCAACCTGGCGCCTGGTGTTGCCTTGGGTAATGCGGTTGACGTGATCGAACAGGCGCAGCAGGACATCGGCTTACCGGCAGGTATCCAGACCGAGTTTCAGGGCGCCGCACAAGCTTTCCGCGCGTCGTTGTCGAGTACCTTGCTGCTGATTCTGGCTGCAGTAGTGACCATGTATATCGTCCTTGGCGTGCTTTATGAGAGCTATATTCACCCGATTACCATCCTTTCGACTTTACCGTCAGCCGGTGTGGGCGCCTTGCTGGCGTTGCTGCTGACGGGCAATGATTTGGGCTTGATTGCAATCATCGGCATCATCTTGCTGATCGGCATCGTCAAGAAGAACGCGATCATGATGATCGACTTCGCCCTCGACGCAGAACGCAACCAGGGCATGCAACCCGAAGCAGCTATCTACCAAGCCGCGTTGTTGCGCTTCCGACCGATTCTGATGACCACGCTGGCCGCGCTGTTTGGAGCGGTGCCGCTGATGCTGGCCACAGGCTCGGGTGCCGAGTTACGCCAACCCTTGGGCTTGGTCATGGTTGGGGGCTTGTTGGTCAGCCAGTTGCTGACGTTGTTCACCACGCCTGTGATTTACCTGTACTTCGACCGCTTGGCGCGTCGCGTCAGTGGGCGTAGCGCCGCAGGGGTTTTAGTTAAGCCATGA
- a CDS encoding PepSY domain-containing protein, with product MKSQSLTQSMSWLHTWVGLVFGWLLFAIFLTGTLAVFDKEIDVWMRPEAPAHKVDQPQAVQRAIAYLQAKHANASAWNIGLPTERSPGLTVSAGEQRRGGPRQYLDPNTGEPIAVRDSAGGGHFFRFHFTLNMPRNIGIWLVGFAAIGMLVALFSSLIIHKKFFKEFFTFRPGKGQRSWLDAHNATGVLVLPFHLMITYTGLVIFSVIYMPAAVDALFDGDRQAAFGRDQHEQRGARTVTPATPAQLTPVGPVLAEAERVMGEIGSLSISNPGRSDARIEARPVLGNRIELTKGKSMAFDGLSGKVVNQPEQNRGAILSQRVIAGLHFAQFGGYPMRWLYFLCSLASCAMIATGLVLFTVKRRRRHDAEGPIAAWLYKVAERLNVAIIPGLSIACIGYLWANRLLPIEVAERGALEVRLFFAIWLLSLVHAYCRPYIQAWREQLGLAAFLCLALPLLSTMTLKQPWAEPIRLYVELTAIACGALLAFCAWRVGQPKVRITSCRQPSVAVQVQ from the coding sequence ATGAAGTCACAATCGTTAACGCAATCGATGTCGTGGTTACATACCTGGGTTGGGCTGGTATTTGGCTGGTTGTTGTTTGCTATTTTCCTCACCGGAACCTTGGCCGTATTCGACAAGGAAATCGATGTCTGGATGCGCCCCGAAGCGCCCGCGCATAAAGTCGATCAACCCCAAGCTGTGCAGCGGGCAATTGCCTATTTGCAGGCCAAGCACGCGAATGCTTCAGCTTGGAATATCGGCTTGCCGACCGAGCGCTCACCGGGCTTGACGGTGTCTGCCGGCGAGCAGCGTCGAGGTGGGCCACGGCAATACCTTGACCCCAACACGGGTGAACCGATAGCGGTGCGCGACAGTGCCGGTGGCGGTCACTTTTTCCGCTTTCACTTCACCCTCAATATGCCGCGCAATATTGGTATCTGGCTGGTCGGTTTTGCTGCGATTGGTATGTTGGTGGCGCTGTTTAGCAGCCTGATCATCCATAAAAAATTCTTCAAGGAATTCTTCACTTTCCGCCCGGGTAAAGGCCAGCGGTCATGGTTGGATGCGCATAACGCCACAGGCGTGTTGGTGTTGCCTTTCCACTTGATGATCACCTACACCGGGCTGGTGATTTTCTCGGTCATTTATATGCCTGCCGCAGTCGATGCCTTGTTTGATGGTGATCGTCAGGCCGCTTTCGGCCGCGATCAGCATGAGCAGCGGGGCGCGCGTACTGTTACCCCCGCGACGCCTGCTCAACTGACCCCGGTCGGTCCGGTATTGGCTGAGGCAGAGCGGGTTATGGGTGAAATCGGATCGCTGTCTATCAGTAATCCAGGGCGTAGCGATGCCAGGATCGAAGCGCGCCCGGTACTGGGCAATAGAATCGAGCTGACCAAGGGCAAGAGCATGGCCTTCGATGGATTAAGCGGCAAGGTTGTAAATCAACCGGAGCAGAACCGCGGTGCAATTCTGAGTCAGCGGGTGATCGCTGGTTTGCATTTCGCCCAGTTCGGTGGCTACCCGATGCGCTGGTTGTACTTTCTTTGCAGCCTCGCCAGTTGCGCAATGATCGCCACCGGCCTGGTGCTGTTCACCGTTAAACGTCGGCGTAGGCATGACGCAGAAGGCCCCATCGCTGCTTGGCTGTATAAGGTGGCGGAGCGGTTGAATGTGGCAATCATTCCCGGTTTGAGCATCGCTTGTATCGGTTATCTGTGGGCTAACCGCTTGCTGCCGATTGAGGTGGCGGAACGTGGAGCGCTGGAGGTACGGCTATTTTTTGCCATTTGGCTGTTGAGCTTGGTCCATGCCTATTGCCGTCCTTATATTCAAGCGTGGCGCGAGCAGTTGGGTTTGGCCGCATTTCTATGCCTGGCCTTGCCGCTGCTCAGCACCATGACCCTTAAACAACCCTGGGCCGAGCCCATCCGGCTATATGTTGAGCTGACGGCGATTGCTTGCGGTGCATTACTGGCTTTTTGCGCTTGGCGAGTAGGCCAGCCAAAGGTGCGGATTACCTCGTGTCGTCAGCCTTCAGTCGCGGTACAGGTGCAATAA
- a CDS encoding iron transporter, which produces MKAQAFSGSMLSRVLAAIFAGYLFTYAFTAALSQVLPTEPRAAMTIATWPAFVIYPLVILWAFACARVRVVWSGLLLASGVLLIIGFWPQLMRAWS; this is translated from the coding sequence ATGAAAGCTCAGGCGTTTAGTGGGTCGATGCTGTCACGGGTGCTCGCCGCGATATTCGCCGGCTACCTGTTTACCTACGCATTCACTGCAGCACTGTCGCAAGTACTGCCCACCGAGCCGCGTGCGGCAATGACAATCGCAACATGGCCAGCCTTTGTGATCTACCCATTGGTGATTCTCTGGGCCTTCGCCTGCGCTCGCGTGCGGGTGGTTTGGAGCGGTTTATTACTGGCCAGCGGTGTGTTGCTAATCATCGGGTTTTGGCCGCAATTAATGAGGGCTTGGTCATGA
- a CDS encoding DUF3325 domain-containing protein, translating to MLINFFAGLLLVYCAMSALCLGIKRHYKNVWKREPQTYVCRALRVAGWLLLGAGFMACVSSWGWAMGPIGWLGQVSLAGLLLVMSLPYKPRLALILPVISAPVWLLAWAVL from the coding sequence ATGTTGATCAACTTTTTTGCCGGACTGTTGCTGGTTTATTGCGCCATGTCGGCACTTTGTCTAGGTATAAAGCGCCACTACAAGAATGTCTGGAAGCGTGAGCCACAAACCTATGTCTGTCGCGCTTTACGAGTTGCCGGTTGGTTGTTGCTGGGCGCGGGCTTTATGGCCTGCGTATCGAGCTGGGGCTGGGCCATGGGCCCGATTGGCTGGCTGGGACAGGTCAGTCTGGCGGGTTTGCTGCTGGTTATGAGCTTGCCCTATAAGCCAAGGCTGGCGTTGATCTTGCCGGTGATTAGCGCGCCGGTCTGGTTGCTTGCCTGGGCAGTGCTGTAA
- a CDS encoding MdtA/MuxA family multidrug efflux RND transporter periplasmic adaptor subunit, whose product MPDSNNTLIPAKASRQWLVGLVLLVAIAALVWGFWPAKPEQVSGNRFGDMGPVPVRVAQVEAADFPIELKALGTVTAYNTVNVRGRVDGELMKLPFTEGQRVKAGDLLAVIDPRPYQVALQQAQGTALENQAQLKNAEIDLARYKGLYADDSIAKQTLDTQLALVNQYRGTVKSNQAAVAEAKLNLDFTQVRAPISGRLGLRQVDIGNLVTSGDELPLVVITETTPIAVMFTLPEAELPGVLKHYRAGETLAVEAWDRSEKTLLAKGQLETLDNMIDTATGTVKLKARFANADEMLYPNQFVNVRLRVETRKSVDVIPAASLQFGSKGPFVYIVDKEDKISIRPVEVGPSNGETTLIEKGVSVGERVVLEGTDRLRDGNKVEVIGTGFAPEPESAPVPLATETDGQPKRKA is encoded by the coding sequence ATGCCTGATTCGAACAACACCCTAATCCCCGCAAAAGCCTCACGCCAATGGTTGGTTGGACTGGTCTTACTGGTTGCCATCGCGGCATTGGTATGGGGATTCTGGCCAGCAAAGCCAGAGCAAGTAAGCGGTAATCGCTTTGGCGATATGGGGCCGGTACCGGTGCGTGTGGCCCAGGTTGAAGCTGCTGACTTCCCGATCGAATTGAAAGCACTCGGCACGGTGACCGCTTATAACACAGTAAATGTGCGCGGCCGAGTGGATGGCGAGCTGATGAAGCTGCCGTTTACTGAAGGGCAACGAGTAAAAGCTGGGGATTTGTTGGCGGTGATTGATCCGCGGCCTTATCAGGTCGCATTGCAGCAAGCTCAAGGCACGGCTCTGGAGAACCAGGCTCAGTTAAAAAACGCCGAAATAGATCTGGCGCGCTATAAAGGGCTCTACGCAGACGATTCGATTGCCAAGCAAACTCTGGACACTCAGTTGGCGCTGGTTAATCAGTATCGTGGCACGGTTAAATCGAATCAGGCTGCGGTTGCTGAAGCCAAGCTCAATCTTGATTTCACTCAGGTACGTGCACCTATCAGCGGTCGTCTGGGGTTGCGTCAGGTCGATATCGGTAACCTGGTGACTTCTGGGGATGAGTTGCCTTTGGTGGTGATTACTGAAACCACACCGATTGCGGTGATGTTCACCTTGCCTGAGGCGGAATTGCCCGGAGTGTTGAAACACTATCGCGCTGGCGAAACCCTTGCGGTCGAGGCATGGGATCGCAGCGAGAAAACCCTGTTGGCCAAGGGGCAATTAGAGACGCTGGACAACATGATCGATACTGCCACCGGCACCGTCAAGCTCAAGGCACGCTTTGCCAATGCCGATGAAATGCTCTATCCCAATCAGTTTGTGAATGTACGCTTGCGCGTCGAAACCCGCAAAAGTGTCGATGTGATTCCAGCCGCTTCGCTGCAGTTTGGATCGAAAGGCCCGTTTGTTTACATTGTCGATAAAGAAGACAAGATCAGCATTCGTCCTGTCGAAGTCGGCCCAAGCAACGGCGAAACAACCTTGATAGAGAAGGGGGTTAGCGTCGGCGAGCGGGTTGTTCTTGAGGGCACTGATCGTCTGCGTGACGGCAACAAAGTCGAGGTTATAGGTACCGGCTTCGCGCCTGAGCCGGAATCGGCACCAGTGCCTTTGGCAACTGAGACTGATGGTCAACCGAAGCGCAAAGCATGA